From a region of the Eulemur rufifrons isolate Redbay chromosome 7, OSU_ERuf_1, whole genome shotgun sequence genome:
- the TCTA gene encoding T-cell leukemia translocation-altered gene protein — protein sequence MAEPWSGQSLQSLPATALGALGALGSEFLREWEVQDMRVTLFKLLLLWLVLSLLGIQLAWGFYGNTVTGLYHRPGLGSQNGSTPDGSTHFPSWEMAANEPLKTHRE from the exons ATGGCGGAGCCCTGGTCGGGGCAATCCTTGCAAAGTCTGCCGGCCACAGCGTTAGGCGCGCTGGGCGCTCTGGGCAGCGAGTTCTTGCGGGAATGGGAGGTGCAGGACATGCGCGTAACCCTCTTCAAGTTGCTGCTGCTGTGGTTGGTGCTAAGTCTCTTGGGAATCCAGCTGGCGTGGGGGTTCTACGGGAACACGGTGACCGGGTTATATCACCGCCCAG GTCTGGGCAGTCAGAACGGATCCACACCTGATGGCTCCACGCATTTCCCTTCGTG GGAAATGGCAGCAAATGAACCTCTCAAAACCCACAGAGAATAA
- the AMT gene encoding aminomethyltransferase, mitochondrial isoform X5: MESIVVGDIAELKPNQGTLSLFTNEAGGILDDLIVTNTSEGYLYVVSNAGCCDKDLALMQNKVREFQNKGSDVGLEVVDNALLALQGPTAAQVLQAGVADDLRKLPFMTSAVMEVFGVSGCRVTRCGYTGEDGVEVCQEVGVGWYRAQNWGDSCPPAFWCAMQISVPAAGAVHLAAALLENPEVKLAGLAARDSLRLEAGLCLYGKDIDERTTPVEGSLGWTLGKRRRAAMDFPGAKVIVPQLKSKVQRRRVGLMCEGAPMRAHSPILSTEGTVIGTVTSGCPSPCLKRNVAMGYVPYEYSRPGTLLLVEVRRKQQMAVVSKMPFVPTNYYTLK, encoded by the exons TTAGATGACTTGATTGTGACCAACACTTCCGAGGGGTACCTGTATGTGGTGTCCAACGCTGGCTGCTGCGACAAGGACTTGGCCCTTATGCAG aacaAGGTCAGGGAGTTTCAGAACAAGGGCAGTGATGTGGGCCTGGAGGTGGTGGATAATGCCCTGCTAGCCCTGCAAG GACCCACTGCGGCCCAGGTACTGCAGGCTGGCGTAGCAGATGACCTGAGGAAACTGCCCTTCATGACCAGTGCTGTGATGGAAGTGTTTGGCGTGTCCGGCTGCCGTGTGACCCGCTGTGGCTACACAGGAGAGGATGGTGTAGAGGTGTGTCAGGAAGTGGGTGTGGGGTGGTACAGGGCACAAAACTGGGGGGACAGCTGCCCACCTGCTTTCTGGTGTGCTATGCAGATCTCGGTGCCAGCAGCAGGGGCAGTCCACCTGGCAGCAGCTCTGCTGGAAAACCCAGAGGTGAAGCTGGCAGGGCTGGCGGCCAGGGACAGCCTGCGCCTGGAGGCAGGCCTCTGCCTGTATGGGAAGGACATTGATGAACGTACCACACCTGTGGAGGGCAGCCTCGGTTGGACATTGG GGAAGCGCCGCCGAGCTGCTATGGACTTCCCTGGAGCCAAAGTCATTGTTCCCCAGCTGAAGAGCAAGGTGCAGCGGAGGCGTGTGGGGCTGATGTGTGAGGGAGCCCCCATGCGGGCACACAGTCCCATCTTGAGCACAGAGGGTACTGTGATTG GTACCGTGACCAGTGGCTGCCCTTCACCCTGCCTGAAGAGGAACGTGGCCATGGGTTACGTGCCCTATGAGTATAGTCGGCCAGGGACGCTGCTGCTGGTAGAGGTGCGGCGGAAGCAGCAGATGGCTGTGGTTAGCAAGATGCCCTTTGTACCCACAAACTACTACACTCTAAAGTGA